A part of Rhopalosiphum maidis isolate BTI-1 chromosome 3, ASM367621v3, whole genome shotgun sequence genomic DNA contains:
- the LOC113559288 gene encoding Krueppel homolog 1-like isoform X1, with the protein MAQLWDKSQKQWIKNFWLNLKNNNKNAGENVLGHVSDMVELINGEMPILSSSGGGGSTDFVRVGIDCTLSPLKPATATTGSLHNQQQQQQQQVHQKTAIDVAENASEGSAATIKRVVCSPDLPVFTITPVVEEAAVIIDSAKTAAAAVAAVPSVLPSPHTTTAVSDKSLQCNVCHKVFMQKNAFQNHLRSHVKDTTTDGPFQCNYCSKSFTVPARLTRHYRTHTGEKPYKCEYCDKPFSVKENLSVHRRIHTKERPYKCDVCERAFEHSGKLHRHMRIHTGERPHKCSFCDKTFIQSGQLVIHIRTHTGEKPYVCKTCDKGFTCSKQLKVHTRTHTGEKPYSCDICGKSFGYNHVLKLHQVSHYGEKVYKCTICNGTFTSKKTMESHIKSHSDNGGSGTASAAAATANGVQVTGTSTATSTAGALVITVQSSSNKKDAASEGETSSGCGSDKENSKSTVAASAAVLLQLSDEPKRTNLLLQQPTAATATVMVQEDDGDGIGKSDDDEDEEDEEDDDDVMVMGAADVDTELNKLCQYLYPRLPGNNRKRSDYDDDEDDDEYNCDQPPSPASSSSGSLTLTMDVSPPPMTRRHQYQQQQQQQQQQQQQQQQQQQQQQQQQQQQQQQQQQQQQQQQQQQQQQQHLQQQQQQLHQQHQEQQQRQQQQQQQHQQQQQQSFHTMQTAAQQQRQQHVDYVMMMAAEDRPVVSPVRYAAPAADETTEMPPVVSLTAVPSPPPQSQPSPPLPTQPNDRDHLSLPPRKRSKMILKSMESTAKKEAQCSRYSSVIQYANKASI; encoded by the coding sequence AAAATGTCTTGGGCCATGTATCCGACATGGTAGAACTAATTAATGGGGAGATGCCGATATTGAGCTCGTCTGGCGGAGGAGGATCGACAGATTTCGTTCGCGTCGGCATCGACTGCACTCTAAGTCCGTTGAAACCGGCAACTGCTACAACCGGCTCCCTACACaatcaacaacaacaacaacaacaacaggtACACCAAAAAACGGCTATCGACGTCGCAGAAAACGCTTCCGAGGGATCGGCGGCGACGATCAAGCGCGTGGTGTGCAGCCCAGATCTTCCAGTATTCACCATAACGCCGGTGGTCGAAGAGGCCGCCGTGATCATCGACTCGGCTAAGACGGCGGCCGCGGCGGTTGCGGCCGTGCCTTCTGTACTACCGTCACCGCACACAACCACTGCGGTGTCTGACAAGTCTCTGCAGTGTAACGTGTGCCACAAGGTATTCATGCAGAAAAACGCTTTTCAAAATCACTTGCGATCTCACGTGAAGGACACGACGACAGACGGCCCGTTCCAGTGCAACTACTGCAGTAAGTCGTTTACGGTACCGGCCCGATTGACACGGCACTACCGAACGCACACTGGTGAAAAACCGTACAAATGCGAGTATTGCGATAAACCGTTCTCGGTCAAGGAGAACTTGAGCGTCCATCGGCGTATCCATACCAAAGAGCGGCCGTACAAATGTGACGTGTGCGAACGAGCATTCGAGCACAGCGGCAAGCTACACCGACACATGCGCATACACACTGGTGAACGTCCGCACAAGTGTTCGTTCTGCGACAAAACGTTCATCCAGAGCGGCCAACTGGTCATTCACATACGCACACACACGGGCGAAAAACCGTACGTGTGCAAAACGTGCGACAAAGGATTCACGTGCTCAAAGCAACTCAAGGTGCACACGCGCACTCATACAGGCGAGAAGCCGTACTCGTGCGACATTTGCGGCAAGTCGTTCGGCTACAATCACGTGCTCAAGCTCCACCAGGTGTCGCATTACGGTGAGAAAGTGTACAAGTGCACGATTTGTAACGGGACATTCACATCCAAGAAGACTATGGAGAGCCACATCAAGAGTCATTCGGACAACGGTGGTAGCGGAACTGCGTCGGCAGCCGCGGCTACCGCTAACGGCGTCCAGGTGACCGGCACTTCTACGGCGACTTCGACCGCGGGGGCACTAGTCATCACCGTGCAGTCGTCGTCTAACAAAAAAGACGCTGCTTCCGAGGGCGAGACTTCGTCGGGCTGCGGTAGTGACAAGGAAAACAGCAAGTCGACAGTGGCCGCGTCCGCCGCGGTATTGCTTCAGCTGTCTGACGAACCGAAGCGCACCAATCTTCTCCTGCAGCAGCCCACAGCAGCGACGGCTACTGTAATGGTTCAGGAAGACGACGGTGACGGCATTGGAAAATCCGACGATGACGAAGACGAAGAGGACGAAgaggacgacgacgacgtgaTGGTGATGGGTGCCGCTGACGTAGACACCGAACTTAACAAGCTGTGTCAGTACTTGTATCCCAGGTTACCCGGTAACAACCGCAAGCGTAGTGACTATGACGATGACGAGGATGATGACGAGTACAATTGCGACCAACCACCTAGTCCGGCCAGCAGCTCTTCGGGTTCATTAACTCTGACCATGGATGTGTCGCCACCACCAATGACTCGTCGACACCAatatcaacaacaacaacagcagcagcagcaacaacaacagcagcagcagcagcagcagcagcagcaacaacaacaacaacaacagcagcaacaacaacaacagcagcagcaacaacagcagcagcagcagcagcagcaacaacaacacctgcagcaacagcagcagcaactcCACCAACAGCATCAAGAACAGCAGCAGCGacaacaacagcagcaacagcaacaccaacagcagcaacaacaGTCGTTCCACACGATGCAGACGGCTGCACAACAACAGCGACAGCAGCACGTGGATTATGTCATGATGATGGCTGCTGAAGATCGTCCAGTTGTGTCTCCCGTCCGGTACGCTGCCCCTGCCGCCGACGAGACCACGGAGATGCCGCCCGTCGTGTCGTTGACCGCAGTGCCGTCACCGCCCCCGCAGTCACAACCTTCGCCGCCGCTGCCCACGCAACCCAACGACCGAGATCACTTGAGTTTGCCGCCGCGGAAACGATCGAAAATGATACTCAAGTCGATGGAGAGCACAGCCAAGAAAGAGGCACAGTGCAGCCGATATAGCTCGGTAATACAGTACGCCAATAAAGCCTCAATTTAA
- the LOC113559288 gene encoding Krueppel homolog 1-like isoform X2, whose amino-acid sequence MVELINGEMPILSSSGGGGSTDFVRVGIDCTLSPLKPATATTGSLHNQQQQQQQQVHQKTAIDVAENASEGSAATIKRVVCSPDLPVFTITPVVEEAAVIIDSAKTAAAAVAAVPSVLPSPHTTTAVSDKSLQCNVCHKVFMQKNAFQNHLRSHVKDTTTDGPFQCNYCSKSFTVPARLTRHYRTHTGEKPYKCEYCDKPFSVKENLSVHRRIHTKERPYKCDVCERAFEHSGKLHRHMRIHTGERPHKCSFCDKTFIQSGQLVIHIRTHTGEKPYVCKTCDKGFTCSKQLKVHTRTHTGEKPYSCDICGKSFGYNHVLKLHQVSHYGEKVYKCTICNGTFTSKKTMESHIKSHSDNGGSGTASAAAATANGVQVTGTSTATSTAGALVITVQSSSNKKDAASEGETSSGCGSDKENSKSTVAASAAVLLQLSDEPKRTNLLLQQPTAATATVMVQEDDGDGIGKSDDDEDEEDEEDDDDVMVMGAADVDTELNKLCQYLYPRLPGNNRKRSDYDDDEDDDEYNCDQPPSPASSSSGSLTLTMDVSPPPMTRRHQYQQQQQQQQQQQQQQQQQQQQQQQQQQQQQQQQQQQQQQQQQQQQQQQHLQQQQQQLHQQHQEQQQRQQQQQQQHQQQQQQSFHTMQTAAQQQRQQHVDYVMMMAAEDRPVVSPVRYAAPAADETTEMPPVVSLTAVPSPPPQSQPSPPLPTQPNDRDHLSLPPRKRSKMILKSMESTAKKEAQCSRYSSVIQYANKASI is encoded by the coding sequence ATGGTAGAACTAATTAATGGGGAGATGCCGATATTGAGCTCGTCTGGCGGAGGAGGATCGACAGATTTCGTTCGCGTCGGCATCGACTGCACTCTAAGTCCGTTGAAACCGGCAACTGCTACAACCGGCTCCCTACACaatcaacaacaacaacaacaacaacaggtACACCAAAAAACGGCTATCGACGTCGCAGAAAACGCTTCCGAGGGATCGGCGGCGACGATCAAGCGCGTGGTGTGCAGCCCAGATCTTCCAGTATTCACCATAACGCCGGTGGTCGAAGAGGCCGCCGTGATCATCGACTCGGCTAAGACGGCGGCCGCGGCGGTTGCGGCCGTGCCTTCTGTACTACCGTCACCGCACACAACCACTGCGGTGTCTGACAAGTCTCTGCAGTGTAACGTGTGCCACAAGGTATTCATGCAGAAAAACGCTTTTCAAAATCACTTGCGATCTCACGTGAAGGACACGACGACAGACGGCCCGTTCCAGTGCAACTACTGCAGTAAGTCGTTTACGGTACCGGCCCGATTGACACGGCACTACCGAACGCACACTGGTGAAAAACCGTACAAATGCGAGTATTGCGATAAACCGTTCTCGGTCAAGGAGAACTTGAGCGTCCATCGGCGTATCCATACCAAAGAGCGGCCGTACAAATGTGACGTGTGCGAACGAGCATTCGAGCACAGCGGCAAGCTACACCGACACATGCGCATACACACTGGTGAACGTCCGCACAAGTGTTCGTTCTGCGACAAAACGTTCATCCAGAGCGGCCAACTGGTCATTCACATACGCACACACACGGGCGAAAAACCGTACGTGTGCAAAACGTGCGACAAAGGATTCACGTGCTCAAAGCAACTCAAGGTGCACACGCGCACTCATACAGGCGAGAAGCCGTACTCGTGCGACATTTGCGGCAAGTCGTTCGGCTACAATCACGTGCTCAAGCTCCACCAGGTGTCGCATTACGGTGAGAAAGTGTACAAGTGCACGATTTGTAACGGGACATTCACATCCAAGAAGACTATGGAGAGCCACATCAAGAGTCATTCGGACAACGGTGGTAGCGGAACTGCGTCGGCAGCCGCGGCTACCGCTAACGGCGTCCAGGTGACCGGCACTTCTACGGCGACTTCGACCGCGGGGGCACTAGTCATCACCGTGCAGTCGTCGTCTAACAAAAAAGACGCTGCTTCCGAGGGCGAGACTTCGTCGGGCTGCGGTAGTGACAAGGAAAACAGCAAGTCGACAGTGGCCGCGTCCGCCGCGGTATTGCTTCAGCTGTCTGACGAACCGAAGCGCACCAATCTTCTCCTGCAGCAGCCCACAGCAGCGACGGCTACTGTAATGGTTCAGGAAGACGACGGTGACGGCATTGGAAAATCCGACGATGACGAAGACGAAGAGGACGAAgaggacgacgacgacgtgaTGGTGATGGGTGCCGCTGACGTAGACACCGAACTTAACAAGCTGTGTCAGTACTTGTATCCCAGGTTACCCGGTAACAACCGCAAGCGTAGTGACTATGACGATGACGAGGATGATGACGAGTACAATTGCGACCAACCACCTAGTCCGGCCAGCAGCTCTTCGGGTTCATTAACTCTGACCATGGATGTGTCGCCACCACCAATGACTCGTCGACACCAatatcaacaacaacaacagcagcagcagcaacaacaacagcagcagcagcagcagcagcagcagcaacaacaacaacaacaacagcagcaacaacaacaacagcagcagcaacaacagcagcagcagcagcagcagcaacaacaacacctgcagcaacagcagcagcaactcCACCAACAGCATCAAGAACAGCAGCAGCGacaacaacagcagcaacagcaacaccaacagcagcaacaacaGTCGTTCCACACGATGCAGACGGCTGCACAACAACAGCGACAGCAGCACGTGGATTATGTCATGATGATGGCTGCTGAAGATCGTCCAGTTGTGTCTCCCGTCCGGTACGCTGCCCCTGCCGCCGACGAGACCACGGAGATGCCGCCCGTCGTGTCGTTGACCGCAGTGCCGTCACCGCCCCCGCAGTCACAACCTTCGCCGCCGCTGCCCACGCAACCCAACGACCGAGATCACTTGAGTTTGCCGCCGCGGAAACGATCGAAAATGATACTCAAGTCGATGGAGAGCACAGCCAAGAAAGAGGCACAGTGCAGCCGATATAGCTCGGTAATACAGTACGCCAATAAAGCCTCAATTTAA